From the Halalkalicoccus sp. CGA53 genome, one window contains:
- a CDS encoding PIN domain-containing protein produces the protein MRAVEEDPDDDKFLEAAVAGDVDYLVSGDQYLLDLGSFLGIEIVTPQCSTTTSTISEISIVATRKCLRRVFHTVVIQPGWSSAR, from the coding sequence ATCAGAGCGGTTGAAGAAGACCCAGATGATGATAAATTTCTGGAGGCAGCGGTTGCTGGTGACGTCGATTACCTCGTTTCTGGTGACCAATACTTACTTGACCTCGGCTCTTTTCTCGGTATCGAGATCGTCACGCCCCAGTGTTCTACGACCACCTCAACGATTAGTGAAATTAGTATAGTGGCGACTCGTAAGTGTTTACGGAGAGTTTTTCACACGGTCGTGATACAACCTGGCTGGAGTTCCGCGAGATGA